The Zobellia alginiliquefaciens genome contains a region encoding:
- a CDS encoding DUF7133 domain-containing protein, whose protein sequence is MKYFKSPILFGFLIILLSNCNTSYEEPRISLEGYEVESGFKLAVIASEPHLKAPVAIDFDDQGRIWVAQMPGYMNDMQGSDETKPNGSIDILEDLDKDGVVDHVKTFLDSLVMPRALAHVYGGLLYSEPPFLYFTEIEDDKPVNRVVVDSIYAVEGNPEHQPNGLMMNIDNWIYNAKSNFRYRRVNGVWKKEATTFRGQWGISHDNFGRLYFNDNSRQLLGDHVLPNVLVRNKYFTPQQGVNRMLTTDQRVYPVHATTVNRGYAKGVLNQDSILVKATAACAPLVYRGGAFPQEYDENVFVCIPEGNLIKRNLLTFTGDSTIAKQAYEGKEFLTSTDEGFRPVNLNNGPDGSMYITDMHRGMIGHHAYLSPYLKKKVEVNKLDTLVNFGRILQVRKVNQVHEPVRNFKKLNSTELIALLKDENGWVRDRAQQSLVYQQQKESVDELKNLVGDAQNPLAQLHALYALEGLGALSYDFLSEVARSGTANLTAHALILIEPFFNKADIDKNEALVTELLAKNDVTVDLYLSSVIGSLVSLDKERFMPVMVELSSKYAKNPIFTEALASGVQGDEGAVSDALKSKNERLSKALALSEEKRKEDKVNPIFARKSLIEDTRTSGAKMFYEICASCHGVNGQGIEGLAPPLMGSEHVADTERLGLIILHGLEGPITVKGERYDLNLAMPGLIRNEDISNKDIADIISYVTNAFSDEPKRLSIDKIEELRSTKPESGAEYTEQELLDFSKK, encoded by the coding sequence ATGAAGTATTTTAAATCCCCGATTCTTTTTGGTTTCCTTATTATTTTATTGTCTAATTGTAATACTTCGTATGAAGAACCTCGCATTTCTTTGGAAGGCTATGAGGTTGAAAGTGGGTTTAAATTAGCTGTTATAGCATCAGAACCGCATTTAAAAGCTCCTGTTGCTATAGATTTTGATGATCAAGGGAGAATTTGGGTAGCCCAAATGCCTGGTTATATGAATGATATGCAGGGTAGCGATGAGACTAAACCTAATGGGAGTATTGATATATTGGAAGATTTGGACAAGGATGGTGTTGTAGACCATGTCAAGACATTTTTAGACAGTCTGGTTATGCCAAGAGCCTTGGCGCATGTTTACGGTGGACTTTTGTATTCAGAGCCTCCATTCCTTTATTTTACCGAGATTGAAGATGATAAACCTGTTAATAGGGTAGTGGTAGATTCTATTTATGCCGTAGAAGGCAATCCAGAGCATCAGCCTAATGGTTTGATGATGAATATTGATAACTGGATATATAACGCAAAGTCCAATTTTCGCTATCGTCGGGTTAATGGCGTTTGGAAAAAAGAGGCAACTACTTTTAGAGGACAATGGGGAATAAGTCATGATAATTTCGGGAGACTTTATTTTAATGATAATTCAAGACAGTTGTTAGGAGATCATGTTCTGCCAAATGTATTGGTAAGAAATAAGTACTTTACGCCGCAACAGGGGGTAAACAGGATGTTAACAACCGATCAGCGGGTTTATCCTGTGCATGCTACAACTGTAAATAGGGGCTATGCAAAGGGGGTTTTGAACCAAGATAGTATTTTGGTCAAGGCTACAGCCGCTTGTGCACCATTGGTGTATAGGGGCGGGGCTTTCCCTCAAGAATATGATGAAAATGTATTTGTGTGTATTCCTGAAGGTAATCTTATCAAAAGAAACCTGCTCACGTTTACAGGAGACTCTACCATTGCAAAACAAGCTTATGAAGGTAAAGAGTTTTTAACCTCTACGGATGAAGGTTTTAGGCCTGTAAATTTGAATAATGGCCCTGATGGTAGTATGTATATTACCGATATGCACCGAGGTATGATCGGTCATCACGCGTATTTGAGTCCATATTTGAAGAAGAAAGTAGAAGTGAACAAATTGGATACACTTGTAAACTTTGGGCGCATATTACAAGTAAGAAAAGTGAATCAAGTTCATGAGCCGGTTCGTAACTTTAAAAAACTGAACTCTACGGAGCTTATTGCACTGTTAAAAGATGAGAATGGATGGGTACGTGATCGTGCGCAACAATCGCTGGTATATCAACAACAAAAAGAATCCGTAGATGAATTAAAAAATCTAGTTGGCGATGCTCAAAATCCTTTAGCTCAATTACATGCACTATACGCGTTAGAAGGCTTAGGGGCTTTGTCGTATGATTTTCTTAGCGAGGTAGCCAGAAGTGGCACAGCCAACTTAACAGCGCATGCTCTTATACTTATAGAGCCATTTTTCAATAAGGCGGATATAGATAAAAATGAAGCTTTGGTTACTGAGCTTTTAGCAAAGAATGATGTAACTGTGGACCTTTACTTAAGTAGTGTTATAGGGAGTTTAGTTTCTTTGGACAAGGAACGGTTTATGCCTGTAATGGTGGAATTAAGTTCAAAATATGCTAAAAACCCAATTTTTACGGAAGCTTTGGCTAGTGGAGTTCAAGGAGATGAAGGTGCGGTATCGGATGCTTTAAAGTCTAAAAACGAAAGACTTTCAAAAGCACTGGCGTTAAGCGAGGAAAAGAGAAAGGAAGACAAAGTCAATCCTATATTTGCGAGGAAGTCGTTAATAGAAGATACGAGAACTAGTGGTGCAAAAATGTTTTATGAGATTTGTGCATCATGTCATGGAGTTAACGGTCAAGGTATAGAAGGGCTGGCACCACCTCTAATGGGGTCGGAACATGTAGCGGATACAGAAAGATTAGGTCTAATTATTCTACATGGTCTTGAAGGACCTATTACGGTTAAAGGTGAACGTTACGATTTGAATCTGGCCATGCCTGGTCTAATCCGCAATGAAGATATTTCAAACAAAGATATAGCTGATATTATCTCATATGTGACGAATGCATTTTCAGATGAGCCCAAACGATTATCGATTGATAAGATTGAGGAGTTACGTAGCACCAAGCCTGAAAGTGGAGCGGAATATACGGAACAAGAATTGCTGGACTTCTCTAAGAAATAG
- the trhA gene encoding PAQR family membrane homeostasis protein TrhA: protein MNERLVFTKEEKFNSVSHGIGALLAFAGMIVLFVKSGNKTSYATFSILLYSVTLISMLGVSAIYHLTTNPWLKNKLRVKDHINIYFLIAGTYTPIALITLFEGNGWLIFYVIWGIAMLGTLFKLFYTETYEFLSLVLYVVMGWFIVLDFNNLLNSVPQQGIWLLFLGGVLYTVGIIFYAWERIPFNHFIWHIFVIGGATSHWFLMYLYIV, encoded by the coding sequence ATGAACGAAAGATTAGTTTTTACAAAAGAAGAAAAATTTAATAGCGTCTCACATGGAATTGGGGCGCTATTGGCTTTTGCAGGAATGATAGTTCTGTTTGTCAAAAGTGGAAATAAAACATCTTACGCCACATTTTCCATTTTACTTTATTCAGTAACCTTAATTTCTATGTTAGGTGTATCAGCAATATATCACCTTACCACAAATCCTTGGTTAAAAAATAAATTAAGAGTAAAGGATCATATCAATATCTATTTTTTAATAGCGGGTACATATACGCCCATAGCTCTTATCACTTTGTTTGAAGGAAATGGATGGCTAATTTTCTATGTTATTTGGGGAATTGCCATGTTGGGTACATTATTTAAATTATTTTATACCGAAACATATGAATTCTTGTCCTTAGTGCTCTATGTGGTCATGGGATGGTTCATAGTTTTGGATTTCAATAACCTTCTGAATAGTGTGCCTCAACAAGGTATTTGGCTGTTATTTCTTGGAGGTGTTTTATATACCGTCGGCATTATTTTTTATGCATGGGAGCGTATTCCTTTTAATCATTTTATATGGCATATTTTTGTCATTGGCGGTGCTACTAGTCACTGGTTTCTTATGTATTTGTACATAGTTTGA
- a CDS encoding sulfocyanin-like copper-binding protein encodes MSTLYKTVLFLVLFSSYQFGAAQSEIAKKEAQFYDIIDVPIPKDVVLEVGGLALTDDDKLGVSTRRGEVWVIDKPYGKSPNYTKFASGMHEALGLNYKENSFYLAQRGELTRLTDRDNDGEADVYKTIYSWPLSGNYHDYSYGPKFLENGDMLVALNLSWIGHGASLVKWRGWMLQITPDGEMAPIATGLRSPSGFVLNAAGDVFYSENQGDWVGSGRITHLEKGDFAGNPEGLVWSGDPKSPLKLKKEDIEEQSGLSLYEYSKKVPELKAPAIWLPHTILGISTSDMIYDTTKGQFGPFEGQMFVGDQGHSKIMRVFMEKVNGVYQGAVFPFVEGFSSGILRMLWGSDNSMFVGMTSRGWSSTGKKMFGLQRLKWNGKTPFEVKTMKAQADGFLLEFTKPINKAMGGDTSSYQITTFNYLYHNTYGSPIVDQQKAVVTEADISDDALSVKLKVNGMRLGFIHQLKIPELKATSGEKLLHDVGYYTLNEVPGGNLQSSPIESKTGKNGLVQPKRVNEMPLTWVNGPDEKIVISTKPGLKYDITELKLRRKSKVAITFNNNDDMLHNLVITERGEESVNKVGDLALHLGLDGADLNYVPDTDLVLAHTGIVQPETDETIYFDTPKFAGEYWIVCTFPGHSASMRIKLIVE; translated from the coding sequence ATGTCCACTTTATATAAAACAGTATTATTTTTAGTTCTATTTAGTAGTTATCAATTTGGTGCCGCACAATCTGAAATAGCCAAAAAGGAGGCTCAATTTTATGATATTATAGATGTACCTATTCCAAAAGATGTTGTTCTAGAGGTTGGCGGCTTGGCGCTTACCGATGATGATAAACTGGGGGTTTCTACAAGAAGAGGAGAAGTTTGGGTAATTGATAAGCCCTATGGTAAATCTCCAAATTACACCAAATTTGCTAGTGGTATGCACGAGGCACTGGGTCTTAATTACAAGGAAAATAGTTTTTATCTCGCCCAAAGGGGAGAATTAACACGGCTTACTGATAGGGACAATGACGGTGAAGCAGATGTGTATAAAACCATTTATTCTTGGCCATTATCCGGTAATTATCATGACTACTCCTATGGCCCAAAATTTTTGGAAAATGGTGATATGTTAGTAGCGTTAAACCTTTCATGGATAGGTCATGGGGCTAGTTTGGTGAAATGGAGAGGTTGGATGTTGCAAATTACTCCCGATGGAGAAATGGCTCCCATAGCAACAGGATTACGTTCACCTTCCGGATTTGTACTTAATGCTGCAGGAGACGTTTTTTATTCTGAAAACCAAGGAGATTGGGTGGGTTCTGGTCGTATAACGCATTTAGAAAAAGGAGATTTTGCAGGTAACCCTGAAGGTTTGGTGTGGAGCGGAGACCCAAAATCGCCTTTGAAATTGAAAAAAGAGGATATTGAGGAGCAGTCCGGTCTCAGTCTGTACGAGTACTCTAAAAAGGTACCTGAATTAAAAGCGCCGGCAATATGGTTGCCGCACACCATTTTAGGAATCTCTACATCAGATATGATTTATGACACTACCAAAGGTCAGTTCGGACCTTTTGAAGGTCAGATGTTTGTTGGTGATCAAGGTCACAGTAAAATCATGCGGGTTTTTATGGAAAAGGTAAATGGTGTTTATCAAGGTGCTGTTTTTCCCTTTGTAGAAGGTTTTTCATCAGGAATACTTAGAATGTTGTGGGGTAGCGATAACAGTATGTTTGTAGGAATGACAAGTAGGGGTTGGTCATCCACGGGAAAAAAAATGTTCGGTTTACAGCGGTTGAAATGGAATGGAAAGACTCCTTTTGAAGTAAAAACAATGAAGGCTCAAGCTGATGGGTTTCTGCTAGAGTTTACTAAGCCTATAAATAAAGCTATGGGAGGTGATACATCTAGCTATCAGATTACAACCTTCAATTATTTGTATCATAATACCTATGGAAGTCCGATTGTAGATCAGCAAAAAGCTGTAGTTACAGAGGCTGATATCTCGGATGATGCCCTTTCTGTAAAATTGAAAGTAAATGGTATGCGTTTGGGTTTTATACATCAATTGAAAATACCTGAATTAAAGGCTACTAGTGGAGAGAAGCTTTTGCATGATGTTGGATATTATACGTTGAACGAAGTTCCTGGAGGTAATTTACAATCCTCTCCTATTGAAAGTAAAACAGGAAAAAATGGGCTGGTTCAACCTAAAAGAGTAAATGAAATGCCGTTGACGTGGGTAAACGGTCCTGATGAAAAAATAGTCATTAGTACTAAGCCGGGGTTAAAATATGATATTACTGAACTTAAACTGAGAAGAAAATCTAAGGTGGCCATAACATTCAATAATAATGATGACATGCTGCATAATTTAGTTATAACGGAAAGAGGGGAAGAGTCGGTAAATAAAGTGGGCGATTTGGCGCTGCATTTAGGATTGGATGGTGCGGATTTAAATTATGTTCCGGATACGGATTTGGTTCTTGCTCACACCGGAATTGTTCAGCCAGAAACTGACGAAACTATTTATTTTGATACACCTAAATTTGCTGGTGAATACTGGATTGTTTGTACCTTCCCGGGACATTCGGCTTCCATGAGGATTAAACTCATAGTAGAGTAA
- a CDS encoding family 16 glycoside hydrolase, whose product MKIKFTILLLGVLAFSCTERKKQKDVVSKDAQIHSLPFQKIDLTSLGDFKETTENWQIVGGVTINRSKEKILNVIDGNGVLANIPDENAKKNLVTAFDHGDIELEVDVMMPKGSNSGLYFQNRYEIQLFDSWKVNKPTNGDMGGIYQRWDKSKEAGQEGYEGHAPKINAAKAPGLWQHLKIIFHAPKFDDAGEKIKNAEFEEVWLNGILIHEDVELKGATRGGILAEEVSMAPLMIQGDHGPVAFKNLKYKLYSHDRLSFADMKMKEFKYQDKMLPNVDTLVPIREVSTDTLSASMAIGDKVTRILDYQGQLVVPTSGEYIFDFRLNQAGGLLIINNDTVVNRDGNYIIDSAGIAKVALVEGKVPFRLIYNKHNPWVIGFSLYGEGPGIQNLPLHAPSSLAANKGGVNRKIMVEPTDKAVTQRSFLMHKGLKRTHCISVGTPKQINYAYDLNTGSLLQAWSGEFLDATQMWHARGIRQLGEPVGFAISFHGTPDFSSLASEGSEWPNTVTEEGLQFSDGYELGKDGIPLFIRNLGSKIVKDKIEPSSNERKLVRNISLSGDGIIWHKVASGETIEKLPDGSYIVNDESYFVDFSDNSLAPIIRKSNGQDELLVKIPTGEQKVEYSIIW is encoded by the coding sequence ATGAAAATAAAATTTACCATTCTACTTTTAGGTGTTCTAGCATTTTCTTGTACCGAGAGGAAAAAACAAAAGGATGTTGTCAGTAAAGACGCTCAGATTCATTCACTACCATTTCAAAAAATTGATTTAACTAGCTTAGGTGATTTCAAAGAAACTACTGAAAATTGGCAAATAGTTGGTGGTGTTACGATTAATCGTTCCAAAGAAAAAATATTGAACGTAATTGATGGAAATGGTGTTTTAGCCAATATTCCGGATGAAAATGCTAAAAAAAATTTAGTGACTGCTTTTGATCATGGTGATATAGAGCTTGAAGTGGATGTAATGATGCCCAAAGGTTCTAATTCTGGATTGTATTTTCAGAATAGATATGAAATTCAGCTTTTTGATAGTTGGAAGGTTAATAAGCCAACTAATGGAGACATGGGCGGCATATATCAAAGATGGGATAAATCTAAAGAGGCTGGTCAGGAAGGTTACGAGGGACATGCACCTAAAATAAACGCAGCAAAAGCCCCGGGTTTATGGCAGCATTTAAAAATTATTTTTCATGCTCCTAAATTTGACGATGCTGGTGAAAAAATTAAAAATGCTGAATTTGAAGAGGTATGGCTGAACGGTATTCTTATCCATGAGGATGTTGAGCTCAAGGGTGCAACACGAGGGGGAATTTTGGCAGAAGAGGTAAGTATGGCTCCTTTAATGATACAAGGGGATCATGGGCCGGTAGCATTTAAGAACTTAAAGTACAAGTTATACTCGCATGATAGGTTGTCTTTTGCTGATATGAAAATGAAAGAATTTAAGTATCAAGATAAGATGTTACCTAATGTAGATACTCTAGTTCCAATACGTGAAGTATCTACCGATACGTTGTCTGCATCTATGGCGATTGGTGATAAAGTGACCCGTATACTAGATTATCAGGGGCAATTAGTAGTGCCTACTTCTGGTGAATATATTTTTGATTTTAGATTAAATCAAGCCGGAGGATTACTTATCATAAATAATGATACGGTTGTCAATAGAGATGGCAACTATATAATTGACTCAGCTGGGATAGCAAAGGTTGCGTTAGTCGAGGGAAAAGTTCCATTCCGATTAATATACAACAAACACAATCCCTGGGTAATTGGTTTTAGTTTGTATGGAGAAGGCCCTGGAATACAGAATTTGCCATTGCACGCACCCAGTTCCTTAGCAGCTAATAAGGGAGGTGTTAACCGAAAGATAATGGTTGAGCCAACTGATAAGGCGGTTACTCAACGAAGTTTTCTTATGCATAAAGGATTGAAGCGTACGCATTGTATTTCTGTGGGTACTCCGAAACAAATAAATTATGCTTATGACTTAAACACCGGAAGTTTGCTGCAGGCTTGGAGTGGAGAGTTTTTAGATGCAACTCAAATGTGGCATGCTAGAGGAATAAGACAATTAGGGGAACCCGTCGGTTTTGCAATTTCCTTTCACGGTACTCCTGATTTTTCTTCTTTAGCTTCTGAGGGTTCTGAGTGGCCAAATACCGTTACGGAGGAAGGATTACAGTTTTCTGATGGTTATGAACTAGGGAAAGATGGAATACCTTTATTTATTAGAAATCTAGGCTCTAAAATAGTTAAGGATAAGATTGAGCCTTCTTCTAATGAGCGTAAGTTGGTCAGAAATATATCCCTTAGTGGCGATGGTATTATTTGGCATAAGGTAGCTTCTGGTGAAACCATAGAAAAACTTCCGGATGGTTCATATATAGTTAACGATGAAAGTTATTTTGTGGATTTTTCAGATAATAGTTTGGCTCCTATAATTCGTAAATCGAATGGACAGGACGAGTTATTAGTGAAAATTCCAACGGGGGAGCAAAAGGTTGAATATAGTATCATTTGGTAA
- the thrS gene encoding threonine--tRNA ligase: protein MIKITLPDGSIKEFAKGSTPMDIAKSISEGLARNVISAKFNDTTVETVTPLNEDGALVLYTWNDKEGKKAFWHSSSHIVAQALEELYPGIKLTIGPAIENGFYYDVDFGEHTISEKDFASIEKKALEIARGKHDFKLRPISKADALSLYKSQGNEYKVELIENLEDGSITFCDHDTFTDLCRGGHIPNTGIVKAIKILNVAGAYWRGDENKPQLTRVYGISFPKQKELTEYLALIEEAKKRDHRKLGKELELFTFSQKVGQGLPLWLPKGAALRERLENFLKKAQKKAGYEMVVTPHIGQKELYETSGHYAKYGEDSFQPIKTPKMDEEFLLKPMNCPHHCEVYNFKPHSYKDLPKRFAEFGTVYRYEQSGELHGLTRVRGFTQDDAHIFCTPDQLDEEFKNVIDLSLYVLGSLGFDNFTAQVSVRDLDTPDKYIGSVENWEKAENAIINAAKEKGLDFIIEKGEAAFYGPKLDFMVKDALGRQWQLGTIQVDYNLPERFELTYKGSDNELHRPIMIHRAPFGSMERFIALLLEHTGGNFPLWLIPEQAIVLPVSEKHEKYAEKVLNSLENDEIRALVDDRNETVGKKIREAEMNKIPFMLIVGENEEASNTISVRRHGGEDLGSISLEQFSDLVTKEINSTLKSF from the coding sequence ATGATAAAAATTACATTACCTGACGGAAGTATAAAGGAGTTCGCAAAAGGAAGCACTCCTATGGATATAGCAAAAAGTATTAGTGAAGGCCTTGCACGAAACGTGATTTCCGCAAAATTCAACGATACAACCGTAGAAACCGTCACCCCTCTTAATGAAGATGGGGCACTTGTTCTTTATACATGGAACGATAAAGAAGGTAAAAAAGCCTTTTGGCATTCTTCTTCGCACATTGTTGCTCAAGCACTGGAGGAATTATACCCTGGCATAAAGCTAACCATTGGACCGGCTATTGAAAACGGGTTTTATTATGATGTTGATTTTGGCGAACACACTATTTCTGAAAAGGATTTTGCCTCAATAGAGAAAAAGGCACTTGAAATTGCTCGTGGCAAACACGATTTTAAACTAAGACCTATTTCCAAAGCAGATGCTCTATCTCTATATAAGAGCCAAGGGAATGAGTACAAAGTAGAGCTTATAGAAAATCTGGAGGACGGCAGTATTACTTTTTGCGACCATGATACATTTACCGACTTGTGTCGCGGTGGGCATATACCCAATACCGGTATTGTAAAAGCGATAAAAATACTAAATGTTGCTGGCGCCTATTGGAGAGGCGATGAAAACAAACCGCAACTAACCCGTGTTTACGGAATCTCTTTTCCAAAGCAAAAAGAGCTTACAGAATATCTTGCGCTAATAGAAGAAGCAAAAAAACGTGACCACAGAAAACTGGGAAAAGAGCTTGAACTTTTTACTTTCTCCCAAAAAGTTGGACAAGGCTTACCCTTGTGGCTACCTAAAGGCGCTGCATTAAGAGAGCGATTGGAAAATTTTCTTAAGAAAGCCCAAAAGAAAGCAGGGTATGAAATGGTGGTTACACCTCATATTGGCCAAAAGGAGCTTTATGAAACTTCCGGCCATTACGCTAAATACGGGGAAGACAGTTTTCAACCTATTAAAACTCCCAAAATGGATGAGGAGTTTTTGTTAAAACCCATGAACTGTCCACACCATTGTGAGGTTTATAATTTTAAACCACATTCTTACAAAGATCTACCAAAGCGTTTTGCGGAGTTTGGTACCGTATATAGATATGAACAAAGTGGCGAACTTCATGGCCTTACCAGAGTAAGAGGTTTTACCCAAGATGATGCGCACATTTTTTGCACCCCTGATCAGCTTGACGAGGAATTCAAAAATGTTATAGACCTATCCCTATACGTATTAGGTTCTTTAGGGTTTGACAACTTCACAGCCCAAGTTTCCGTAAGGGATCTTGATACGCCCGACAAATATATAGGTAGCGTAGAAAACTGGGAGAAAGCAGAGAATGCCATTATCAATGCCGCAAAAGAAAAAGGATTGGATTTCATAATTGAAAAAGGTGAAGCTGCTTTTTATGGTCCCAAATTAGATTTTATGGTAAAAGATGCCCTAGGTAGACAATGGCAATTGGGTACCATACAAGTAGATTACAACCTACCTGAGCGTTTTGAACTTACTTACAAGGGAAGCGACAATGAATTACACAGACCTATAATGATTCACCGTGCACCTTTTGGCAGCATGGAACGATTCATTGCCCTGCTACTGGAGCATACAGGAGGTAATTTTCCTTTATGGCTGATTCCTGAGCAGGCTATTGTACTGCCTGTGAGCGAGAAACACGAAAAATATGCCGAAAAAGTTTTAAATTCCTTAGAAAATGACGAAATTCGCGCCCTCGTTGATGATAGGAATGAGACCGTAGGCAAGAAAATACGTGAAGCTGAAATGAATAAAATTCCTTTTATGCTGATCGTTGGGGAGAACGAAGAAGCGTCAAACACCATTTCTGTTCGCAGACATGGCGGTGAGGATTTAGGCTCTATTTCCCTAGAACAGTTTTCAGACTTGGTAACTAAAGAAATAAATAGTACCTTAAAGTCGTTTTAA
- the infC gene encoding translation initiation factor IF-3, with protein MRKRFRPQPRRENKNPHKINEKILAPKVRLVGDNVEVGVYPIRVALDKSEEMALDLVEISPNAEPPVCKIIDYKKFLYEQKKREKIMKAKATKVIVKEIRFGPNTDDHDYEFKKKHAEKFLQDGAKLKAYVFFKGRSIVYKDKGEILLLKLAQDLEELGKVEQLPRLEGKRMTMFIAPKTKK; from the coding sequence ATACGAAAAAGATTTAGGCCCCAACCTAGGAGGGAAAATAAAAACCCTCACAAAATCAATGAAAAAATACTAGCACCTAAAGTAAGGTTGGTAGGTGATAACGTTGAAGTAGGTGTATACCCTATAAGGGTAGCTCTAGATAAATCGGAAGAAATGGCTTTGGATTTGGTTGAAATATCACCAAACGCCGAGCCACCGGTATGTAAGATTATAGATTACAAGAAGTTTCTTTACGAACAAAAGAAGCGTGAGAAAATCATGAAGGCCAAGGCCACTAAGGTTATCGTAAAAGAGATCCGTTTTGGTCCTAATACGGACGATCATGATTATGAATTTAAGAAAAAACACGCAGAAAAGTTCTTGCAGGACGGTGCTAAATTAAAAGCATACGTTTTCTTTAAGGGACGTTCTATAGTTTATAAAGATAAAGGTGAAATTTTACTTTTAAAACTTGCCCAAGATTTGGAAGAGTTAGGAAAAGTAGAACAATTACCAAGATTAGAAGGCAAGCGAATGACCATGTTCATAGCCCCTAAAACAAAAAAATAA
- the rpmI gene encoding 50S ribosomal protein L35, which produces MPKQKTKSSAKKRFKLTGTGKIKRKHAFKSHILTKKSKKRKLKLTHDGLVHQADVNSIKEQLRLK; this is translated from the coding sequence ATGCCTAAACAAAAAACAAAATCGAGTGCCAAGAAGCGTTTTAAGCTTACCGGTACTGGTAAAATTAAAAGGAAGCACGCTTTTAAGAGTCACATCTTGACTAAAAAGTCTAAAAAGCGTAAGCTTAAGTTAACACATGATGGATTAGTTCATCAAGCGGATGTTAACAGTATTAAAGAACAATTACGTTTAAAGTAA
- the rplT gene encoding 50S ribosomal protein L20, whose protein sequence is MPRSVNAVASRARRKKVMKQAKGYFGRRKNVWTVAKNAVEKAMLYAYRDRRNKKRTFRALWITRINAGARLHGLSYSQFMGKLKASEIELNRKVLADLAMNHPEAFKAIVDQVK, encoded by the coding sequence ATGCCAAGATCAGTAAATGCAGTTGCTTCTAGAGCCAGAAGAAAAAAGGTGATGAAGCAAGCCAAAGGTTACTTTGGAAGACGTAAAAACGTTTGGACAGTAGCCAAAAATGCGGTAGAAAAAGCAATGTTATATGCTTACCGCGACAGAAGAAACAAGAAAAGAACCTTCCGTGCCCTATGGATTACCCGTATTAATGCAGGTGCCCGTTTACACGGATTGTCTTACTCTCAGTTTATGGGGAAATTAAAAGCTAGCGAAATTGAATTGAACAGAAAAGTTCTTGCAGATTTAGCAATGAATCATCCAGAAGCTTTTAAGGCCATCGTAGACCAGGTTAAATAA
- a CDS encoding secondary thiamine-phosphate synthase enzyme YjbQ, whose translation MKFYQKEIRLKAYNRGFHLITEEVLHGFPELKNIKKGMCQIFIKHTSASLTINENADPTVRQDFESHMNKMVPENARYYIHTYEGPDDMPAHIKASLMGASVNIPITNGRFNLGIWQGIYLCEHRNHASGRNLVITAYGE comes from the coding sequence ATGAAATTCTATCAAAAAGAAATAAGGCTTAAAGCTTATAACCGTGGTTTTCATTTAATAACGGAAGAAGTACTGCATGGCTTTCCCGAACTAAAGAATATTAAGAAAGGCATGTGTCAAATTTTCATAAAACATACATCGGCAAGTTTGACCATCAATGAAAATGCAGATCCAACTGTACGGCAAGATTTTGAAAGTCATATGAATAAAATGGTGCCTGAAAACGCTCGGTATTATATTCATACTTATGAGGGGCCGGATGATATGCCGGCACACATTAAAGCATCTCTGATGGGGGCTTCGGTAAATATTCCGATAACTAATGGAAGATTCAACCTAGGTATTTGGCAAGGAATTTATCTTTGTGAGCATAGAAACCATGCATCCGGTAGAAACCTTGTTATCACGGCTTACGGGGAATAA